From Leptotrichia wadei, one genomic window encodes:
- the gpmA gene encoding 2,3-diphosphoglycerate-dependent phosphoglycerate mutase, which yields MKLVLIRHGESQWNLENKFTGWKDVDLSPKGVEEAKAGGKALKEKGLVFDVAYTSYLKRAIKTLNYVLEELDELYIPVYKSWRLNERHYGALQGLNKAETAKKYGDDQVLIWRRSFDVAPPAIDKSSEYYPKSDRRYADLTDEEAPLGESLKDTIARVLPYWHSDISKSLKEGKNVIVAAHGNSLRALIKYLLNISDEDILKLNLTTGKPLIFEIDENLNVVSSPDSF from the coding sequence ATGAAATTAGTATTAATCAGACATGGTGAAAGCCAATGGAATTTGGAAAACAAATTTACTGGTTGGAAAGATGTGGATTTGAGTCCTAAAGGAGTTGAAGAAGCAAAAGCTGGAGGAAAAGCATTAAAGGAAAAAGGATTAGTTTTTGATGTTGCTTATACTTCTTACTTAAAAAGAGCTATCAAAACTTTAAATTATGTTTTGGAAGAATTGGATGAATTGTATATTCCAGTTTACAAATCTTGGAGATTGAATGAAAGACACTATGGTGCATTACAAGGATTGAATAAAGCAGAAACTGCTAAAAAATATGGAGATGACCAAGTGCTTATCTGGAGAAGAAGTTTTGATGTTGCACCACCTGCAATTGACAAATCAAGTGAATATTATCCAAAATCAGATAGAAGATACGCAGATTTAACTGATGAAGAAGCACCACTTGGAGAAAGTTTGAAAGATACAATTGCAAGAGTTTTACCTTACTGGCATTCAGATATTTCAAAAAGCTTAAAAGAAGGTAAAAATGTTATTGTAGCGGCTCATGGAAACAGCTTGAGAGCATTAATAAAATATTTGTTAAATATTTCAGATGAAGATATCTTGAAATTAAACTTAACAACTGGAAAACCATTAATTTTTGAAATAGATGAAAACTTGAACGTTGTTTCATCACCAGATTCTTTTTAG
- a CDS encoding GspE/PulE family protein — protein sequence MNEKIIEKAKLKDVVDNKKNSFLSKDTVSYLNEIVKTGFKERASDIHVKFDLLEGMEIKYRVDGYLKESQKLYEAVNRKVLEKNITEIIARMKILAGMNVAEKRKPQDGSFSFLLNAKNTNKRYDIRAAYMPTAGGETMVLRILENYLKDIKLETLGFSSQSIKMLNETLDRKYGMILVSGPTGSGKSTTLKSLINMLNDGRKKIITVEDPVESKINGTVQIQVNQEIGVTFSEVLKATLRNDPDIIVISEIRDEITAEIAVRAALTGHLVISTIHTNDAVSTLIRLVDMGIPKYLILDSLIGVIGQRLVGKRCQKCMGEGCDECSSGYSGRISINEILVLNQDVRNILKEDNHLGSETKNKLKTLNQKYENQKCFIDFMEDANEKIEKKLIFEREKGTIIF from the coding sequence ATGAATGAAAAAATAATTGAAAAGGCAAAACTAAAGGATGTTGTCGATAATAAAAAAAATAGTTTTTTATCAAAAGATACTGTTTCTTATTTAAATGAAATTGTAAAGACTGGATTTAAGGAGCGGGCTAGTGATATTCACGTGAAATTTGACTTGCTGGAAGGAATGGAAATAAAATACCGGGTTGACGGCTATCTGAAAGAAAGCCAGAAATTGTATGAAGCAGTGAATAGAAAAGTTCTTGAAAAAAATATTACAGAAATTATTGCCAGAATGAAAATTTTGGCTGGAATGAACGTTGCAGAGAAAAGAAAGCCACAAGATGGCAGCTTTTCTTTTTTATTAAATGCAAAAAATACAAATAAACGTTATGATATAAGGGCTGCCTATATGCCGACAGCTGGCGGGGAGACTATGGTTTTACGTATTTTGGAAAATTATTTAAAGGATATAAAACTTGAAACATTGGGATTTTCAAGTCAAAGCATTAAAATGTTAAATGAAACTTTAGATAGAAAATATGGAATGATTCTCGTAAGCGGGCCTACAGGTTCTGGGAAATCTACAACATTAAAATCCCTAATAAATATGCTAAATGATGGAAGAAAAAAAATCATAACCGTAGAAGATCCAGTTGAAAGCAAAATTAATGGAACTGTTCAAATACAGGTAAATCAAGAAATTGGAGTAACATTTTCTGAAGTTTTGAAAGCCACATTGAGAAATGATCCTGATATTATTGTAATTTCTGAAATTAGAGATGAAATTACTGCAGAAATAGCTGTAAGAGCTGCATTGACAGGACATCTTGTGATTTCCACAATTCACACAAATGATGCTGTTTCTACGTTAATTAGGCTAGTGGATATGGGAATTCCGAAATATTTGATACTAGATTCATTAATTGGAGTTATTGGACAGAGGCTAGTTGGAAAAAGATGTCAGAAGTGCATGGGAGAAGGCTGTGATGAATGTTCTAGCGGATATAGCGGAAGAATTTCAATAAATGAAATACTCGTGTTAAATCAAGATGTACGAAATATTTTGAAGGAGGACAATCACCTTGGATCTGAAACTAAAAATAAATTGAAGACTCTAAACCAAAAATATGAAAATCAGAAGTGTTTTATTGATTTTATGGAAGATGCTAATGAAAAAATTGAAAAGAAATTGATTTTTGAAAGAGAAAAGGGAACTATTATTTTTTAA
- a CDS encoding heavy metal translocating P-type ATPase has translation MAGRNYLLNCEILHEIRGRIRIRSRALKYLGVHKEEITKRLMQVHYIKSVEISTITGSVLIYFDNFSLTGENFVSLLQNTLNGYLVDIYKNDKKQASNKYVIERRLQEESPKEIMKNIGVAVLLLLLPGPKTKLTGIRRLFNYKTISTISLALPVLKNGILSLIQNKRPNADTLSSTAIVSSIALGSERTALTIMILERIAELLTAYTMKKTRGVIKDMLSVGENYVWKASEDEDQVAKKVPIEEIKKGDLILVQTGEKISVDGTIEKGSAVIDQSAITGEYMPVKKETGQEVFAGTLLKSGNITVRAEKVGDDRTASRIIKLVEDASFNKADIQSYADAFSAQLIPLNFLLAGIVYASTRNLQKALSMLVIDYSCGIRLSTATAFSASINTAAKNGILIKGSNYLEELSKADTVIFDKTGTITEGKPKVQTVKTFAKNMKDNRMIALAAAAEETSTHPLASAILNEVRNRGLKIPRHKEDVIRVARGIETYVNKDIIRVGSRRYMEENNISVEMSVDVVKGMQNNGEIVIYVAKNENLIGVIGVSDPPRENIKKAMNRLRNQGIDDIVLLTGDLRQQAETIANSMSMDRYESELLPEDKAKDILKFRSIGSKVIMIGDGINDAPALSYANVGIALGSTRTDVAMEAADVTITSDDPLLIPAVIGLAKNTVKIIKQNFAMAIGINSFALVLGATGLLPAIYSSVLHNSITILVVGNSLRLLKYDVNK, from the coding sequence ATGGCTGGTAGAAATTATTTGCTAAATTGTGAGATTTTGCATGAAATTCGTGGGAGAATTAGAATTCGTTCAAGAGCGTTAAAATATCTTGGCGTTCACAAAGAAGAAATAACAAAGCGTTTAATGCAAGTTCATTATATAAAAAGTGTTGAAATTTCAACTATTACAGGTTCTGTACTTATTTATTTTGATAACTTTTCGCTAACTGGAGAAAATTTTGTATCTTTGCTTCAAAATACATTGAATGGGTATTTGGTGGATATTTACAAAAATGATAAAAAACAAGCATCGAATAAATATGTGATAGAAAGACGATTACAGGAAGAATCACCAAAAGAAATTATGAAAAATATTGGAGTGGCAGTATTATTGCTTTTGCTTCCAGGTCCAAAAACGAAATTGACTGGAATTAGAAGATTATTTAATTACAAAACTATTTCAACAATTTCTTTGGCATTGCCTGTTTTAAAAAATGGAATTTTGTCATTGATTCAGAATAAGCGTCCGAATGCGGATACATTGAGTTCTACGGCGATTGTAAGTAGTATCGCTTTAGGAAGTGAGCGAACAGCTTTGACAATTATGATTTTAGAAAGAATTGCAGAACTTTTGACGGCTTATACTATGAAAAAAACTCGTGGCGTAATTAAAGATATGCTAAGTGTTGGAGAAAACTATGTTTGGAAAGCGTCTGAAGATGAAGACCAAGTGGCGAAAAAAGTTCCAATTGAAGAAATTAAAAAAGGTGATTTGATACTTGTTCAAACTGGAGAAAAAATAAGTGTCGATGGAACAATTGAAAAGGGAAGTGCGGTAATTGACCAATCGGCGATTACTGGAGAATATATGCCTGTTAAAAAGGAAACAGGACAGGAAGTTTTTGCTGGAACGCTTTTGAAAAGTGGAAATATCACTGTAAGAGCTGAAAAAGTTGGAGATGACAGAACGGCTTCAAGAATTATAAAATTGGTAGAAGATGCTTCGTTTAACAAAGCGGACATTCAATCTTACGCCGATGCATTTTCTGCACAGTTGATTCCGTTAAATTTCCTTCTTGCTGGAATAGTTTACGCTTCAACTAGAAATTTACAAAAGGCATTGAGTATGCTTGTAATTGATTATTCATGTGGAATAAGATTGTCGACAGCGACAGCATTTTCTGCTTCAATTAATACAGCTGCTAAAAACGGAATCTTGATTAAAGGAAGCAATTATTTGGAAGAACTTTCAAAGGCTGATACTGTAATATTTGATAAAACTGGAACAATTACAGAAGGAAAACCTAAAGTTCAAACAGTAAAAACTTTTGCTAAAAATATGAAAGATAATAGAATGATTGCATTAGCTGCGGCTGCTGAAGAAACTTCTACACACCCTTTGGCGAGTGCGATTTTAAACGAAGTAAGAAATAGAGGATTAAAAATACCACGACATAAAGAAGATGTAATTAGAGTGGCAAGAGGAATTGAAACTTATGTAAATAAGGATATTATTCGTGTGGGAAGCAGAAGATACATGGAAGAAAATAATATTTCGGTAGAGATGTCAGTTGATGTGGTAAAAGGAATGCAAAATAATGGAGAAATCGTTATTTATGTGGCTAAAAATGAGAATTTAATCGGTGTAATCGGAGTTTCTGATCCACCAAGAGAAAATATCAAAAAAGCTATGAACCGTTTGAGAAATCAAGGAATAGACGATATTGTGCTACTTACAGGAGACTTGAGACAACAGGCTGAAACTATTGCAAATAGTATGTCAATGGATAGATATGAATCTGAATTGTTACCAGAAGATAAGGCGAAAGATATTTTGAAATTCCGTTCAATCGGATCAAAAGTTATTATGATTGGAGATGGAATAAACGATGCTCCAGCTCTTTCTTACGCAAATGTAGGAATAGCACTTGGAAGCACTAGAACAGATGTTGCAATGGAAGCTGCCGATGTTACAATAACTTCTGACGATCCGTTGTTAATACCAGCTGTAATTGGTTTAGCTAAAAATACTGTAAAAATTATAAAACAAAATTTTGCGATGGCGATTGGAATAAACAGTTTTGCACTTGTATTAGGTGCGACAGGATTGCTACCAGCAATATATAGTTCAGTTTTACATAATTCAATAACAATTTTAGTAGTTGGAAATTCATTAAGACTTTTAAAATATGATGTCAATAAATAG
- a CDS encoding ribose-phosphate diphosphokinase, translating to MITLTKEDKDKIRVFAGTSSEKLAEKIVKYLDMDLSAAEIVKFADGETFAKAKQSVRGCKVFIVQSTSKPVNESLMELLVFIDAIKRSSAKEIIAVIPYYGYARQDRKASPREPITSKLVANLLTVAGATRVITMDLHARQIQGFFDIPVDHMEALPILAKHFIKYGFSPEDTVVVSPDVGGVKRARGLANWLHTPLAIIDKRRAKANVSEVMNIIGDVKGKKAILIDDMIDTAGTICNAAQALIDKGALEVYGCATHAVFSDPAVERLKKSAFTEIVVTDTIQLPEDKKFDKLKILTTSKMFAEIITRIATNNPISGLFEMPVDDGNDD from the coding sequence ATGATAACATTAACCAAAGAAGACAAAGACAAAATTAGAGTATTTGCAGGAACATCAAGTGAAAAATTGGCAGAAAAGATTGTAAAATACCTAGATATGGATTTATCAGCTGCTGAAATCGTAAAATTTGCTGATGGAGAAACTTTTGCAAAGGCGAAACAAAGTGTACGTGGTTGTAAAGTATTTATTGTTCAGTCTACCTCAAAGCCTGTAAATGAAAGCCTTATGGAACTTTTAGTCTTTATCGATGCAATTAAAAGATCTTCAGCTAAGGAAATTATCGCTGTAATTCCTTATTATGGATATGCAAGACAAGATAGAAAGGCAAGTCCAAGAGAGCCAATTACATCAAAACTTGTTGCAAATTTGCTGACAGTTGCAGGAGCTACAAGAGTAATTACAATGGACTTGCATGCAAGACAAATTCAAGGATTTTTTGACATTCCAGTGGATCACATGGAAGCATTGCCAATTTTGGCAAAACACTTTATAAAATACGGATTTAGCCCAGAAGATACAGTTGTTGTATCGCCTGATGTTGGTGGAGTAAAAAGAGCTAGAGGACTTGCAAACTGGCTGCATACACCGCTTGCAATAATTGATAAAAGACGTGCCAAGGCGAATGTTTCAGAAGTTATGAATATTATTGGTGATGTAAAAGGTAAAAAAGCTATTTTGATTGACGATATGATTGATACAGCCGGAACAATTTGCAATGCTGCTCAAGCTTTAATTGACAAGGGCGCTTTGGAAGTTTATGGATGTGCAACACACGCTGTTTTCTCTGATCCTGCAGTTGAAAGATTAAAAAAATCAGCATTTACTGAAATTGTAGTAACAGATACTATTCAATTGCCTGAAGATAAAAAATTCGATAAATTAAAAATATTGACAACAAGTAAAATGTTTGCAGAAATAATAACTAGAATAGCTACAAATAATCCAATAAGCGGTTTATTTGAAATGCCAGTTGATGATGGAAATGATGACTAA
- a CDS encoding HMA2 domain-containing protein: MLENFFRTTYLMFNQIKVVHSIPGRLRLFVPNLSKVPEELKKYDNEVKKLILSKKGIKSVEYSYITNKILLYYDPNLISEKEILEWMNKVWKTVINHPELYENKSLKEIEDNLEIFYDLIKKL; this comes from the coding sequence ATGTTAGAAAATTTTTTTAGAACAACGTATCTGATGTTTAATCAGATAAAGGTAGTGCACAGTATTCCTGGAAGACTTAGGCTATTTGTTCCAAATTTATCAAAGGTTCCAGAGGAATTAAAAAAATATGATAATGAAGTAAAAAAACTGATTTTATCAAAAAAAGGGATAAAAAGTGTTGAATATTCGTATATAACGAATAAAATTTTGCTTTATTATGATCCAAATTTGATTTCAGAAAAGGAAATACTTGAATGGATGAACAAAGTTTGGAAAACGGTTATCAATCATCCTGAATTGTATGAAAATAAATCCTTGAAAGAAATAGAAGATAATCTGGAAATTTTTTATGATTTGATAAAAAAACTTTAA
- the glmU gene encoding bifunctional UDP-N-acetylglucosamine diphosphorylase/glucosamine-1-phosphate N-acetyltransferase GlmU — MISVILAAGKGTRMKSEQSKVLHKVNGVPMIRRVVDVLENIGNKKNVFILGHKKEDVLVEMGDVDFVTQREQLGTGHAILIAKDKIREYGEDVLITCGDTPLLKEETLRNLKDAFDEKKLDCIVLSCKVKNPFGYGRIVKENGKISNIVEEKEADENERKIDEINTGVYIFKNESLLYAIEKIDNNNSKGEYYLTDAIKILTSEGYNVDSFQIEDEDEILGVNSKVQLAQAEKILRNRKNVELMDSGVILIDPDTAYIEDNVQIGQDTIIYPNVTIQGNTKIGKNCEILGNTRIENSVIADNVKIEASVVEQSILEQGVTVGPFAHLRPKAYLKETAHVGNFVEIKNATLEKGVKTGHLTYIGDAEIGQDTNVGAGTITCNYDGKNKHKTKIGKNAFIGSNSIIVAPVEIGDKVLTAAGSVITKDIPDEALAFGRAKQVNKERKNK; from the coding sequence ATGATTTCGGTAATTTTGGCGGCTGGAAAAGGGACTAGAATGAAGTCTGAGCAGTCTAAAGTTTTGCATAAGGTAAATGGTGTTCCAATGATTAGAAGAGTTGTAGATGTTCTTGAAAATATTGGGAATAAAAAAAATGTCTTTATTTTGGGGCATAAAAAGGAAGATGTGCTGGTTGAAATGGGAGATGTTGATTTTGTTACGCAAAGGGAGCAGCTTGGAACAGGACATGCGATTTTAATTGCAAAGGATAAAATTAGGGAATATGGTGAAGATGTGCTTATCACTTGTGGAGATACGCCTCTTTTAAAGGAAGAAACATTAAGAAACTTAAAAGATGCTTTTGATGAGAAAAAACTTGACTGTATTGTACTTTCCTGTAAAGTTAAGAATCCGTTTGGATATGGACGGATTGTTAAGGAAAATGGAAAAATTTCAAATATTGTTGAAGAAAAGGAAGCAGATGAAAATGAGAGAAAAATAGATGAAATTAATACAGGAGTCTATATTTTTAAAAATGAAAGTTTGCTTTATGCGATAGAGAAAATTGACAATAATAATTCAAAAGGTGAATATTATTTAACTGATGCCATAAAGATTTTAACAAGTGAAGGCTACAATGTTGACAGTTTTCAAATTGAAGATGAAGATGAAATTTTGGGAGTAAATTCTAAAGTTCAGTTGGCACAGGCAGAGAAAATTTTGAGAAATAGAAAAAATGTTGAACTGATGGATAGTGGTGTGATTTTGATTGATCCAGATACAGCTTACATTGAAGATAATGTTCAAATTGGGCAAGATACTATAATTTATCCAAATGTTACAATTCAAGGAAACACCAAAATTGGAAAAAACTGTGAAATCTTGGGAAATACTAGAATTGAAAATTCGGTAATTGCAGACAATGTAAAAATAGAAGCCTCTGTTGTTGAGCAGTCTATTCTTGAACAAGGAGTAACTGTTGGTCCATTTGCGCATCTACGTCCAAAAGCGTATTTAAAAGAAACTGCACATGTTGGAAACTTTGTGGAAATAAAAAATGCTACTCTTGAAAAAGGTGTAAAAACAGGACATTTAACTTATATTGGAGATGCTGAGATTGGGCAAGATACAAATGTTGGGGCAGGAACTATTACTTGTAACTATGATGGGAAAAATAAGCATAAGACAAAAATTGGAAAAAATGCATTTATTGGAAGTAATTCAATAATTGTAGCACCTGTAGAAATAGGAGATAAAGTCCTTACAGCTGCAGGTTCAGTAATTACAAAGGATATTCCTGATGAAGCACTTGCTTTTGGAAGGGCAAAACAGGTGAATAAAGAGAGAAAAAATAAATAG
- a CDS encoding DUF2721 domain-containing protein: protein MTLEITTPAVLFPTVSLLLLAYTNRFLALTAIVRQMDSSGEVEHEFYQVKNLRKRLNYIKKMQYFGVSSLLMCAISMLFLFLQMDFIGKISFGISLVSLIVSLLFSLLEIQISLEALRIHLNHNSESEEKNK from the coding sequence ATGACTTTGGAAATAACTACACCTGCAGTTCTTTTTCCTACCGTATCTTTACTTTTGCTTGCATACACAAATAGGTTTCTGGCACTTACAGCGATTGTGAGGCAGATGGATTCAAGCGGGGAAGTGGAGCATGAGTTTTATCAAGTTAAAAATTTGAGAAAAAGGCTAAATTATATAAAAAAAATGCAGTATTTTGGAGTTTCAAGTCTGTTAATGTGTGCCATTTCTATGCTGTTTTTATTTCTTCAAATGGATTTTATTGGGAAAATAAGTTTTGGAATAAGTCTTGTATCGTTGATAGTTTCACTATTATTTTCACTTTTGGAAATTCAAATTTCGCTAGAAGCTTTGAGAATTCATTTGAATCATAATAGTGAGAGTGAGGAGAAAAATAAATAA
- a CDS encoding viral A-type inclusion protein produces MAKMVNPNTVSNMDLINAKSQAKMQQLVQKIGKGKRKVNVTFSKMSRSYLVKLIEEMRKMMSQYEKQLPNVFNFFKYLENEVKITKANKKEKTKNVKLSYEEVDFFKLQLKETLKGIDAQRATLKWYNLIKKGLFKTLKKQTELVLEEFSSGTVKKK; encoded by the coding sequence ATGGCAAAAATGGTAAATCCAAATACTGTTAGCAATATGGATTTAATAAATGCAAAATCACAGGCTAAAATGCAGCAGCTTGTGCAAAAAATTGGAAAAGGAAAAAGAAAAGTCAATGTTACATTTTCAAAAATGTCAAGAAGTTATTTGGTAAAACTGATTGAGGAAATGAGAAAAATGATGAGCCAATATGAAAAACAGCTGCCAAATGTATTTAACTTCTTTAAATATTTGGAAAATGAAGTTAAAATTACAAAGGCAAATAAAAAGGAAAAAACTAAAAATGTAAAATTGTCTTACGAAGAAGTTGACTTTTTTAAACTGCAGCTAAAGGAAACATTAAAAGGGATTGATGCTCAACGTGCGACTTTGAAGTGGTACAATCTAATTAAAAAGGGATTGTTTAAAACATTGAAAAAACAGACAGAATTGGTGCTGGAGGAGTTTAGCAGCGGAACTGTGAAAAAGAAATAA
- a CDS encoding Tex family protein, whose protein sequence is MDILKNVADELNFNESQVENTVKLFDEGATVPFIARYRKEVTGNLDEEQIRDVIEKVTYYRNLEKRKEEVLRLIEEQGKLTGELKNSITCATKLQEVEDLYLPYKKKKKTKADIAKEQGLEPLTEFALMPTTTFEMLEKEAEKYLSEEVLSIEDAINGVHLIIAQNISEDVKIREFLRDKISEFGILASKVVEKNKENDEKGVYQDYYDYSELVKKAASNRILAINRGEKEKILKVDIEIDEKTEKFIMDFILDTFENKNLVEFLSEVIKDSLDRLAYPSIKNEVRNIYTEKAEEEAINIFSENLEKLLLQPPLSKKTLMGLDPGYRTGCKLVIINKDGFYETNDVLFLVEGVHNPKQLETAKKKILDYIKKYDVDIIAIGNGTASRETESFVANVIKEASKPVSYLIVSEAGASVYSASKIAIEEFPDLDVTARGAISIARRIQDPMAELVKIDPKSIGVGMYQHDVNQKKLNETLEQTIEHVVNNVGVNINTASWALLSFVSGIKKNVAKNLVDYRHENGDFKDRKELKKVKGLGTKAFEQMAGFVVVPNSKNPLDNTIIHPESYHIAETILKEANCKVDDLKFDLDEVRQKLKTVDLDKIIKENDFGPQTAKDVYEALLKDRRDPRDEFEKPLLRSDILNMDDLQEGMVLEGTVRNVAKFGAFVDIGLKGDALLHISEISDKFVKDATKELSVGQIIKVKILSLDKERGRVGLTRKGL, encoded by the coding sequence TTGGATATTTTAAAAAATGTAGCAGATGAACTGAATTTTAACGAGTCACAAGTGGAAAATACTGTGAAACTTTTTGATGAAGGCGCAACAGTACCATTTATTGCACGTTATAGAAAAGAAGTTACAGGTAATTTGGATGAGGAGCAAATTAGGGATGTAATTGAGAAAGTTACTTATTATAGAAATTTGGAAAAGAGAAAAGAAGAAGTTTTAAGACTTATAGAAGAGCAGGGAAAATTGACTGGTGAACTGAAAAATAGCATAACTTGTGCAACAAAACTTCAGGAAGTGGAAGATCTTTATTTACCTTACAAAAAGAAGAAAAAAACGAAGGCGGATATTGCGAAAGAGCAAGGGCTAGAACCTTTGACAGAATTTGCGTTGATGCCGACAACTACTTTTGAGATGTTAGAGAAAGAAGCGGAAAAATATTTGAGTGAAGAAGTTTTGTCGATTGAAGATGCGATTAATGGAGTGCATTTGATTATTGCGCAAAATATTTCAGAAGATGTGAAAATAAGGGAATTCTTGAGAGATAAAATTTCAGAATTTGGAATTTTGGCTTCTAAAGTTGTGGAGAAAAATAAGGAAAATGATGAAAAAGGGGTTTATCAGGATTACTATGATTATTCGGAGCTTGTTAAAAAAGCGGCTTCTAATAGAATTTTGGCGATAAATCGTGGGGAAAAAGAAAAAATATTAAAAGTTGACATTGAAATTGACGAAAAAACTGAAAAATTTATAATGGACTTTATTTTGGATACTTTTGAAAATAAAAATTTAGTTGAATTTTTGAGTGAAGTTATAAAAGATTCACTGGATAGACTGGCTTATCCGTCGATAAAAAATGAAGTGAGAAATATTTATACTGAAAAAGCTGAGGAAGAAGCGATTAATATTTTTTCTGAAAATTTAGAAAAACTTCTTTTACAACCGCCTTTGAGTAAAAAAACATTGATGGGCCTTGATCCTGGTTATAGAACAGGTTGCAAACTGGTAATTATTAATAAAGACGGTTTTTATGAAACAAACGATGTGCTTTTCTTGGTTGAAGGAGTGCATAATCCAAAACAGCTTGAAACGGCAAAGAAAAAAATATTGGATTACATAAAAAAATACGATGTTGATATTATTGCAATTGGAAATGGGACAGCTTCTCGTGAAACTGAAAGTTTTGTGGCAAATGTTATAAAAGAGGCGTCAAAACCTGTATCATACTTGATTGTAAGTGAAGCAGGAGCTTCAGTTTATTCAGCTTCAAAAATTGCAATTGAGGAGTTTCCTGATTTGGATGTAACGGCGAGAGGAGCGATTTCGATTGCTAGAAGAATTCAAGATCCGATGGCTGAGCTTGTAAAAATTGATCCAAAATCAATTGGAGTTGGAATGTATCAGCATGATGTAAATCAAAAAAAATTGAATGAAACATTGGAACAAACGATTGAGCATGTTGTAAATAATGTTGGAGTCAATATTAATACGGCTTCTTGGGCATTACTTAGTTTTGTTTCAGGAATTAAGAAAAATGTAGCAAAAAATCTTGTAGACTATAGACATGAAAATGGAGATTTTAAGGATAGGAAAGAATTGAAAAAGGTAAAAGGGCTTGGAACGAAGGCGTTTGAACAAATGGCAGGATTCGTTGTAGTGCCTAATAGTAAAAATCCTTTGGATAATACGATAATCCATCCAGAATCGTATCATATTGCTGAAACTATTTTGAAGGAAGCAAATTGTAAGGTTGACGATTTAAAATTTGATTTGGATGAAGTTAGACAGAAATTGAAAACAGTGGATTTGGACAAAATTATAAAAGAAAATGATTTTGGACCACAAACTGCAAAAGATGTTTACGAAGCGTTGCTAAAAGATAGAAGAGACCCAAGAGATGAGTTTGAAAAACCATTATTGAGATCGGATATTTTAAATATGGATGATTTACAAGAAGGAATGGTTTTGGAAGGAACTGTGAGAAATGTCGCTAAATTTGGGGCTTTTGTGGATATAGGACTAAAAGGGGATGCACTGCTTCATATTTCTGAAATTTCTGACAAATTTGTTAAAGATGCAACAAAAGAGTTATCTGTGGGGCAAATTATTAAAGTTAAAATATTGTCGCTGGATAAAGAGCGTGGAAGAGTGGGACTTACGAGAAAAGGATTATAA
- a CDS encoding L-threonylcarbamoyladenylate synthase — protein MTKIDKDKKSKIEKAIKILRNGGVAVFPTDTVYGIGSLPEKKAVEKIYKIKKRDFSKKIIALISNKEILKDLVNETEENMKKISKILNEYWPGELTVIFRANCNFTRKFDENMETVGIRIPKNKIALEIIKESGGILLTSSANISGESSVKKIEDLSEGLLKNVDIVIPNEESELTGKPSTIVKFENGEITLLREGNILFEKIVKKLK, from the coding sequence ATGACTAAGATTGATAAAGATAAAAAAAGTAAAATTGAAAAAGCTATAAAGATTTTAAGAAATGGAGGAGTTGCTGTATTTCCTACAGATACTGTCTATGGAATTGGCTCTCTTCCTGAAAAGAAAGCTGTTGAAAAAATTTATAAAATAAAAAAACGTGATTTTTCTAAAAAAATAATCGCATTAATTAGTAATAAGGAAATTTTGAAGGATCTGGTAAATGAAACTGAAGAAAATATGAAAAAAATTTCTAAAATTCTCAATGAATACTGGCCAGGAGAGCTGACAGTCATTTTTCGTGCAAATTGTAATTTTACACGGAAATTTGATGAAAATATGGAAACTGTTGGGATTCGGATTCCCAAAAATAAAATTGCTTTGGAAATAATAAAAGAATCTGGAGGAATATTATTGACTTCAAGCGCTAATATTTCAGGTGAAAGTTCGGTTAAAAAAATTGAGGATTTAAGTGAAGGATTACTAAAAAATGTGGATATTGTTATTCCAAATGAAGAATCAGAATTGACAGGGAAGCCGTCTACAATTGTAAAATTTGAAAATGGAGAGATTACGTTATTACGAGAAGGTAATATTTTATTTGAGAAAATAGTAAAAAAATTAAAATGA